The following coding sequences lie in one Flavobacterium sp. 20NA77.7 genomic window:
- a CDS encoding tetratricopeptide repeat-containing hybrid sensor histidine kinase/response regulator, protein MKKLAIFIYLLTLFCYSQEKKVTQDSIDYYLELANYSAEEQFQIDNAIKYARKAVSFAKKTKNESKKIDSYYFLGTLYLENNKPEEALVYFIRCTNYFQTKNISNSKLAKTYFSLGKSYLLKNNQKLANLYFTKSFEIYNNLPLSDAFLLVELQKGLVLKANKKFDEAITVFNTIVSQNNEFENTKVEAFFQLGEIYTLQNEDEKAYPAFQNAYELAEKNPNFLIKNKILKKLILLSEKNGDFKSANQYLRKINDLKEKSNSATDENYLLNKKEYDSQLDLVEKLENEKQDQLKSMKFSKLISILSIALIAILSLLSFSLYKNNKIRNNTFKLLEDKNKELTKEKEKAEQASKARAEFLSTVSHELRTPLNAINGITYLLLQEKPRASQLNYLKSLEFSGSYLLNFINDILEINRLESDVVQVEKIDFNLNELVTNIKQSFNEFIIKNNVNFHTDIQLNGLTNYIGDPTKLSQILINLINNAIKFTKNGDVWLTIKQIEERDENIKLAFTIKDNGIGIPKEKIATIFDSFTQGSVEINRTYGGTGLGLSIVKKIVELLGSEITLESDVNQGSVFCFDLILEKSAISSSEALLSNDVKSLENLNGKCVLLVEDNKINQMITQKMLENKGMICTIIDNGEEAISELAKNNYDLVLMDVHLPGINGTEATEQIRTFNAHTPIIALTAISLNENRETLLEFGMSDVVTKPFKPEHLYEVIASFF, encoded by the coding sequence ATGAAAAAATTGGCTATTTTTATTTATTTACTTACCTTATTTTGCTACTCGCAAGAAAAGAAAGTTACACAAGATAGTATTGACTATTATTTAGAATTAGCTAATTATAGTGCTGAAGAGCAATTTCAAATTGACAATGCAATTAAGTATGCTCGTAAAGCCGTTTCTTTTGCTAAGAAAACAAAAAATGAAAGTAAAAAAATAGATTCTTATTATTTTTTAGGAACTCTTTATTTAGAAAATAATAAACCTGAAGAAGCTTTAGTTTACTTTATTAGATGCACCAATTATTTTCAAACGAAAAATATTTCAAATTCAAAATTAGCCAAAACGTATTTTTCACTTGGCAAAAGTTATTTACTAAAAAACAATCAAAAACTAGCTAATTTATATTTTACTAAATCATTTGAAATTTACAATAATTTACCGCTTTCAGATGCCTTTTTATTAGTTGAACTACAAAAAGGATTAGTACTTAAAGCAAATAAAAAATTTGACGAAGCCATTACTGTTTTCAACACCATTGTTTCTCAAAATAATGAATTTGAAAACACAAAAGTGGAAGCTTTTTTTCAATTGGGAGAAATTTATACCTTACAAAATGAAGACGAAAAAGCCTACCCCGCCTTTCAAAATGCATATGAGCTAGCAGAAAAAAATCCTAATTTTTTAATCAAAAATAAAATTCTTAAAAAATTAATTCTTTTGAGTGAAAAGAACGGCGATTTTAAAAGTGCAAATCAATATTTAAGAAAAATAAATGATTTAAAAGAAAAAAGCAACTCCGCTACTGATGAAAATTATCTTTTAAATAAAAAAGAATATGATAGCCAACTTGATTTAGTTGAAAAATTAGAAAATGAAAAACAAGACCAACTCAAATCAATGAAATTTTCAAAATTAATTAGTATTTTGAGCATTGCCCTAATTGCTATATTGTCCTTGCTCAGTTTTTCATTATATAAAAATAATAAAATTAGAAATAATACATTCAAACTCTTAGAAGACAAAAACAAAGAACTTACAAAAGAAAAAGAGAAAGCCGAACAAGCTTCAAAAGCTAGAGCGGAATTTTTGTCTACCGTTAGTCATGAATTACGAACACCTCTTAATGCTATAAACGGCATAACCTACTTACTCTTGCAAGAAAAACCAAGAGCAAGTCAATTAAATTATTTAAAATCTTTGGAGTTTTCAGGAAGCTATTTATTGAATTTCATTAACGATATTCTTGAAATTAACCGATTAGAATCAGATGTAGTACAAGTAGAAAAAATTGATTTTAATTTGAATGAATTAGTGACCAATATTAAACAATCATTTAATGAATTCATCATCAAAAACAACGTAAATTTTCATACTGACATTCAGTTAAATGGTTTAACTAATTACATTGGAGACCCCACAAAACTCTCTCAAATATTAATAAATTTAATTAATAATGCTATTAAATTTACTAAAAACGGAGATGTATGGTTAACAATAAAGCAAATTGAAGAGCGAGATGAAAATATAAAATTAGCATTTACTATCAAGGATAATGGAATAGGAATTCCAAAAGAAAAAATTGCCACTATTTTTGATAGCTTCACACAAGGCTCCGTGGAAATTAATAGAACGTATGGCGGAACTGGACTAGGATTATCTATTGTAAAGAAAATAGTTGAATTATTAGGTAGCGAAATTACACTTGAAAGCGATGTAAACCAAGGAAGTGTGTTTTGTTTTGATTTAATTTTAGAAAAATCTGCAATTAGTTCTTCCGAAGCGCTCCTTTCAAACGACGTAAAATCTTTAGAAAATTTAAATGGAAAATGTGTTTTATTAGTTGAAGACAATAAGATAAACCAAATGATAACTCAAAAAATGCTAGAAAACAAAGGCATGATTTGCACCATTATTGACAACGGAGAAGAAGCTATTAGTGAATTAGCTAAAAATAATTATGATTTAGTTTTAATGGATGTTCATTTACCAGGTATAAATGGGACAGAAGCAACAGAACAAATTAGAACCTTTAACGCACATACACCTATAATTGCTTTGACTGCAATTTCTTTAAATGAAAATAGAGAAACCTTGTTGGAATTTGGAATGAGTGATGTAGTTACAAAGCCTTTTAAACCCGAACATTTATATGAAGTAATTGCTTCATTTTTTTAA
- the gap gene encoding type I glyceraldehyde-3-phosphate dehydrogenase has protein sequence MKPETKIKVAINGFGRIGRNLFRLLLNHPNIEIVAINDIADTKTMSHLVKYDSIHGVLSHDVSFDEQNLLISNQKFAFYHEKNISNLPWKTLHVDIVIEATGKFKTYELAQQHILAGAKKVILSAPPEDEVIKTVVLGVNEHILDGSEGIISNASCTTNNAAPMLKIIDELCGIKQAYITTVHSYTTDQSLHDQPHKDLRRARGAAQSIVPTTTGAAKALTKIFPNLEGKIGGCGIRVPVPDGSLTDITCHVKNEVSIETINAAFKKATTTSLKGIMAYTEDPIVSVDIIGNTHSCVFDAQLTSVIDNLVKIVGWYDNEIGYSSRLIDLIIFISKK, from the coding sequence TTGAAACCTGAAACAAAAATAAAAGTAGCCATTAATGGTTTTGGAAGAATTGGAAGAAATCTATTCAGATTACTTCTGAATCATCCAAATATAGAAATTGTTGCCATTAACGACATTGCTGACACAAAAACAATGAGTCATTTGGTTAAATATGACAGCATACATGGAGTCTTGTCTCATGATGTTTCATTTGACGAACAAAACCTACTTATTTCAAATCAAAAATTTGCGTTTTATCACGAAAAAAATATCTCAAACTTACCTTGGAAAACTTTACATGTTGATATTGTAATTGAGGCAACAGGAAAATTTAAAACGTATGAATTAGCGCAGCAGCATATTTTGGCAGGAGCCAAAAAAGTTATTTTATCAGCTCCCCCCGAAGATGAAGTGATTAAAACTGTTGTATTGGGTGTAAACGAACATATTTTAGATGGTTCTGAAGGTATTATTTCTAATGCAAGTTGCACAACGAACAATGCTGCACCTATGCTCAAAATTATTGACGAATTATGTGGTATAAAACAAGCCTATATTACTACTGTTCATTCTTATACCACCGACCAAAGTTTACATGACCAGCCACATAAAGACTTAAGACGTGCAAGAGGCGCGGCACAATCTATTGTACCTACCACAACTGGAGCAGCTAAAGCTTTAACCAAAATATTCCCCAATCTTGAAGGTAAAATAGGTGGCTGTGGCATACGTGTTCCTGTACCAGACGGTTCGTTAACAGACATAACCTGCCATGTAAAAAACGAAGTCTCTATTGAAACCATTAATGCAGCATTTAAAAAAGCGACAACAACATCGTTAAAAGGCATCATGGCCTATACCGAAGACCCTATAGTTTCTGTAGATATTATTGGCAATACACACTCCTGTGTTTTTGATGCGCAACTTACGTCTGTTATCGATAATTTAGTTAAAATTGTAGGTTGGTATGACAATGAAATTGGCTATTCCTCTCGCCTAATTGATTTAATCATTTTTATTTCTAAAAAATAA
- a CDS encoding glycine-rich protein, with translation MKKLILALFFPFFISAQIAPEFIHLKPMFTKTAQFSYTGTDQQWVVPLGVTQVFIDVFGAQGGTSTSPGAGGLGGKVRAVLNVTPGETLFLMVGGQPTSRLAVYGNGGNGGTNTSNVNNQSMAGGGMSGVFRTSISMANALLIAGGGGGGAKGRNGGAGGGLTGLVSTDDATRGGKGGTQTAGGAAGSPLDGQVTNPTAGQLGQGGAGGVINSGTWNSGGGGGAGYYGGGGGAGGGNYFSGGGGGSSWAHSSCFQISTIANFNSGHGKIVIYYN, from the coding sequence ATGAAAAAACTAATTTTAGCACTTTTTTTTCCGTTTTTTATTTCGGCGCAAATTGCTCCCGAGTTTATTCATTTGAAACCAATGTTTACTAAAACAGCTCAGTTTAGTTACACAGGAACAGATCAACAATGGGTGGTTCCCTTGGGAGTTACTCAAGTTTTTATAGATGTTTTTGGTGCACAAGGAGGCACTTCTACCTCTCCAGGAGCAGGAGGTTTAGGCGGAAAAGTTAGAGCAGTATTAAATGTTACACCTGGCGAAACACTATTTTTAATGGTTGGAGGCCAACCTACTTCAAGATTAGCAGTTTACGGAAATGGAGGAAATGGAGGTACAAATACATCTAACGTTAATAATCAGAGTATGGCAGGCGGAGGTATGTCAGGAGTATTTAGAACATCAATTAGTATGGCTAATGCTTTGTTGATTGCCGGCGGCGGCGGCGGCGGCGCGAAAGGTAGAAATGGCGGTGCTGGAGGTGGTTTGACGGGTTTGGTATCAACTGATGATGCTACTAGAGGTGGTAAAGGTGGTACACAAACTGCAGGTGGAGCAGCCGGTAGTCCATTAGATGGACAGGTTACAAATCCAACTGCGGGGCAATTAGGCCAAGGTGGCGCAGGGGGTGTAATTAATTCGGGTACTTGGAATTCCGGCGGCGGTGGCGGTGCAGGTTATTATGGCGGCGGTGGCGGTGCAGGCGGTGGAAATTATTTTAGTGGTGGTGGTGGCGGTTCATCTTGGGCACATTCATCTTGCTTTCAAATATCCACAATAGCTAATTTTAATTCTGGACATGGCAAAATTGTAATTTATTATAATTAA
- a CDS encoding purine-nucleoside phosphorylase: protein MWDKVQESVFYIQSQTNSFIPEFGIILGSGLGNFVEDIDVIYTIDYKDIPHFPISTVEGHKGTLVFGTIGSKKVVAMQGRFHFYEGYDTKQITFPVRVLKHLGIHLLIVSNASGGVNPKFIVGDIMVLKDHINMIPDHPLRGTNDERFGPRFVNMSEPYNRFFIAKAKEIANRLSIDLKEGIYLALQGPTFETLAEYKYVKAVGADCVGMSTVPEVIVARHMNLDCFGISVITDMGNEEEIQEVNHNEVLEAAKKAEPKVRALIKNLILEA, encoded by the coding sequence ATGTGGGATAAAGTTCAAGAATCTGTTTTTTATATTCAATCACAAACAAATTCTTTTATACCTGAGTTTGGTATAATACTTGGCTCGGGATTAGGAAATTTTGTAGAAGATATTGATGTTATTTACACAATTGATTATAAAGATATTCCTCATTTTCCTATTTCTACAGTAGAAGGTCATAAAGGGACATTAGTTTTTGGTACTATTGGTTCAAAAAAAGTTGTGGCTATGCAAGGTCGTTTTCATTTTTATGAAGGATATGATACTAAACAAATTACTTTCCCTGTTCGCGTATTAAAACATCTTGGGATTCATTTATTAATTGTTTCCAATGCTTCAGGAGGTGTTAATCCAAAATTTATAGTGGGTGATATTATGGTGCTAAAAGACCATATTAATATGATACCTGATCATCCCTTAAGAGGAACTAATGATGAACGATTTGGTCCTCGATTTGTTAACATGAGTGAACCTTATAATAGATTCTTTATTGCTAAAGCTAAAGAAATTGCTAACAGGTTATCTATAGATTTAAAAGAAGGAATTTATTTAGCCTTGCAAGGCCCAACATTTGAAACCTTAGCCGAATATAAATATGTTAAAGCTGTAGGTGCAGATTGCGTAGGTATGTCAACCGTTCCTGAAGTGATTGTAGCTCGTCATATGAATTTAGATTGTTTCGGAATTTCTGTAATTACTGATATGGGTAATGAAGAAGAAATTCAGGAAGTAAATCACAATGAAGTTTTAGAAGCTGCAAAAAAAGCTGAACCTAAAGTTAGAGCTTTGATAAAAAACTTAATTCTTGAAGCATAA
- a CDS encoding beta strand repeat-containing protein, with translation MRKIYLFLIVLVSFVGFAQNGISYQALIVNPAGEQLPGVNNTNTPLSNKLVCLRFAIIDHTNQIEYLETQKVTTDAYGIVNLVIGTGQQVGGYASTFSNVVWGNNPKSLRVELDANGVCTYFTTISNQPFTYVPFAYYAANTDVENATTISTGLVQLAGDLGGVGTTATAPIISNNAITTAKLNNGAVTPIKIASGANNTVLVTDSTGNVAWIDSASFGAVADQTTIQGAGTTANPFKVKDLGIVTNKIADLAVTTAKLANGAVTNAKIGEVISVPNGGTGASTLTGYVKGNGTAAMTATSSIPVADVIGAQTTANLSTNITSNTGSTTMYPSVSAVETFVANNAMPDATTTVKGKVKLAGDLGGTADLPTVPGLANKENTISAGTTSQYWRGDKTWQTLDKTAVGLGNVDNTADADKPVSTAVQTALNAKEDAVNKSTTTTLGTSDVLFPTQNAVKVYVDSQISNATIPDATTTVKGKVKLAGDLGGTADLPTVPGLANKENTIAAGTTSQYWRGDKTWQTLDKTAVGLGNVDNTADADKPVSTAVQTALNGKEDAVNKSTTTTLGTSDVLFPTQNAVKVYVDSQISNATIPDATTTVKGKVKLAGDLGGTADLPTVPGLANKENTIAAGTTSQYWRGDKTWQTLDKTAVGLGNVDNTADADKPVSTAVQTALNGKEDAVNKSTTTTLGTSDVLFPTQNAVKTYVDTQINANATPDATATVKGKLQLAGDLAGTGSSAGSPVISNAAINTVKIANAAVTPVKIQPGSNDSVLVTDATGNVTWLDKSAFGAVADLTTIDGVGTTANPFKVKDLGVVTAKLANNAVTTAKLADDAVTNAKIGEIISVENGGSGADMSITAGYIKQTTTGANFSTVSSIPVTDVTGAVRSVNGVVPASDGNVAVIIGRVFTGSPVNPDLATSIINASPAKQSSDIYIVASTGNPNNGRTFIYDGTNWLEVATDLSTTDARYVNVDGDTMEGNLTVPTGTKIIIADAPTGSTDAVNKAYVDGLVASSATPDATSSVKGKIKLAGDLGGTADAPTVPDLALKAPLESPSLTGTPLAPTATPGTNTTQIATTAFVTAATSGMQEAITLTTTGTGAASLVGSTLNIPTPNNGTVTNVAALTIGISGTDVTSTVANSTTTPVITLNVPTASATNRGALSTADWTTFNNKIGGSGTTNFVPKFTSSNGLGDSNIFDDGTNVGIGTSSPVSKFETVGDIKSRNSANTNSIVLNTSLSSVDVTSSSRTFRFASYSGATYNSLINGTVYAAGLLGTTQLSLNTNGNQPITFATNDWLERMRIQPTTGNVGIGTNAPATRLQVNSSISTNTINTEGIFRMQRPQNPGVKWENIAQFNLGSYAVTSGNTNATSRLDLAMNDGDGVATNNVMTWQANGYVGFSTTSPLSLLSNAAAGTNFVSSNSAIQSTNGISWLTNNAGYNTSLYNSNNVVGSNGLQVKVANTSNQTIAFEVGQNSSITGVSTPYFNVLGNSYVGVGTNTPISTFSNTANAIQGTNSTNAFNGGLTWSTPGTGFVGSFYSQPATGNGLQVKIAGNTSSNNALEISTAATQTGMPTPLFNVLGNGFVGVGNNSPSGVFEIATTNGLSSIIKRYGNSTQAAANLILQKTYGLSPTAHGSGILSTDYVGRILFSASNGTSYPLNGTDIVGYAAGNQTATNNGGGIFFRTVPQNSVAQSIERMRIDDQGNIGIGTSAPVAQLHTTGTVRFDGAGTPGAGKVLTSDASGNATWQNAVGSTTVSNRTANFTLTSSDNAGFIVVNSASLVTVTVPSTLPAGFYCQIIQQGAGQVQIVGSGVTMNSALGFFTRAQGSSIGIMMSTSTTGFVSGDTGL, from the coding sequence ATGAGAAAGATATATTTATTTTTAATAGTACTAGTATCGTTTGTTGGATTTGCTCAAAACGGCATTTCCTATCAGGCATTAATAGTAAATCCTGCTGGAGAGCAATTACCGGGAGTTAATAATACCAATACCCCTTTATCAAACAAATTGGTTTGTTTACGTTTTGCTATAATTGATCATACAAATCAAATAGAATACCTAGAAACTCAGAAAGTGACTACAGATGCTTATGGTATTGTGAATTTAGTAATTGGTACAGGTCAACAAGTAGGAGGGTATGCGTCTACCTTTTCGAATGTTGTTTGGGGTAATAACCCAAAAAGTTTACGTGTTGAACTAGATGCGAATGGTGTTTGTACTTATTTTACAACGATAAGTAATCAACCTTTCACTTATGTTCCTTTTGCGTATTATGCAGCCAATACAGATGTTGAAAATGCTACGACCATTAGCACAGGCTTGGTTCAATTGGCAGGAGATTTAGGTGGTGTTGGTACTACAGCTACTGCACCGATAATTTCAAATAATGCGATAACTACAGCAAAGTTAAATAATGGTGCTGTTACTCCGATAAAGATAGCTTCAGGAGCAAATAATACGGTTTTAGTTACTGATTCGACTGGGAATGTAGCCTGGATAGATAGCGCCTCATTTGGTGCGGTTGCCGATCAGACTACGATTCAGGGAGCTGGGACAACAGCTAATCCCTTCAAAGTAAAAGATTTAGGAATCGTAACAAATAAAATTGCAGATTTAGCGGTGACTACGGCAAAACTTGCAAATGGAGCGGTTACTAATGCTAAAATTGGGGAAGTAATCTCTGTTCCAAATGGAGGTACGGGTGCGTCTACCTTAACAGGATATGTAAAAGGAAATGGAACAGCTGCGATGACAGCTACTTCTTCTATTCCTGTAGCAGATGTAATTGGTGCCCAAACAACAGCTAATTTATCAACAAATATAACTTCAAACACAGGATCGACAACAATGTATCCTAGTGTGTCTGCTGTTGAAACTTTTGTTGCCAATAATGCTATGCCAGACGCTACTACTACCGTAAAAGGGAAAGTGAAACTTGCAGGAGACTTAGGCGGAACAGCCGATTTGCCAACAGTTCCTGGATTAGCAAATAAAGAAAATACGATTTCTGCAGGAACTACTTCGCAATATTGGAGAGGGGATAAAACGTGGCAAACATTAGATAAAACGGCAGTTGGGTTAGGAAATGTTGATAATACCGCAGATGCTGATAAGCCAGTTTCTACAGCTGTTCAAACAGCGTTAAATGCTAAAGAAGATGCAGTAAATAAATCTACTACTACGACATTAGGAACAAGCGATGTATTGTTTCCAACGCAAAATGCAGTTAAAGTTTATGTAGATAGCCAAATTTCTAACGCTACTATTCCAGATGCTACTACTACCGTAAAAGGGAAAGTGAAACTTGCTGGAGACTTAGGCGGAACAGCCGATTTGCCAACAGTTCCTGGATTAGCAAATAAAGAAAATACGATTGCTGCAGGAACTACTTCGCAATATTGGAGAGGGGATAAAACGTGGCAAACATTAGATAAAACGGCAGTTGGGTTAGGAAATGTTGATAATACCGCTGATGCTGATAAGCCAGTTTCTACAGCTGTTCAAACAGCATTAAATGGTAAGGAAGATGCAGTAAATAAATCCACTACTACGACATTAGGAACAAGCGATGTATTATTTCCAACACAAAATGCGGTTAAAGTTTATGTAGATAGTCAAATTTCTAATGCTACTATTCCAGATGCTACTACTACCGTAAAAGGGAAAGTGAAACTTGCAGGAGACTTAGGCGGAACAGCCGATTTGCCAACAGTTCCTGGATTAGCAAATAAAGAAAATACGATTGCTGCAGGAACTACTTCGCAATATTGGAGAGGGGATAAAACGTGGCAAACATTAGATAAAACGGCAGTTGGTTTAGGAAATGTTGATAATACCGCAGATGCTGATAAGCCAGTTTCTACAGCTGTTCAAACAGCATTAAATGGTAAGGAAGATGCAGTAAATAAATCTACTACTACGACATTAGGAACAAGCGATGTATTATTTCCAACGCAAAATGCAGTTAAAACATATGTAGATACTCAAATAAATGCTAATGCTACTCCAGATGCTACTGCAACCGTAAAAGGTAAACTACAGTTAGCTGGAGATTTAGCCGGTACAGGTTCTTCTGCAGGAAGTCCAGTAATTTCAAATGCCGCAATCAATACAGTAAAAATTGCGAATGCCGCAGTTACTCCAGTAAAAATTCAACCAGGATCTAATGATTCGGTTTTAGTTACCGATGCCACTGGAAATGTTACTTGGTTAGATAAAAGTGCTTTTGGAGCTGTAGCTGATTTAACTACAATTGATGGGGTAGGTACTACAGCCAATCCTTTTAAAGTTAAAGACTTAGGAGTTGTGACTGCAAAATTAGCTAATAACGCGGTTACGACAGCTAAATTAGCAGATGATGCTGTTACGAATGCAAAAATTGGAGAAATAATTTCTGTCGAAAATGGTGGTTCAGGAGCAGATATGAGCATAACTGCAGGATATATAAAACAAACCACAACAGGAGCAAACTTTTCAACGGTTTCTTCTATTCCCGTTACTGATGTTACGGGTGCAGTTCGTTCAGTAAATGGAGTTGTACCAGCATCAGATGGTAATGTTGCAGTGATTATTGGTAGGGTTTTTACGGGTTCCCCAGTTAATCCTGATTTGGCAACATCTATCATAAATGCAAGTCCAGCGAAACAATCTTCAGATATTTATATTGTGGCTTCGACAGGTAATCCAAATAATGGACGTACATTTATTTATGACGGAACCAATTGGCTTGAAGTAGCTACCGATTTATCTACAACGGATGCACGTTATGTGAATGTGGATGGAGACACAATGGAAGGGAATTTAACAGTTCCTACAGGAACAAAAATCATAATAGCTGATGCGCCAACAGGTAGTACTGATGCCGTAAATAAAGCTTATGTTGATGGATTAGTGGCCTCTTCAGCAACACCTGACGCAACTTCTTCTGTTAAAGGAAAAATAAAACTGGCAGGAGATTTAGGAGGAACAGCTGATGCTCCCACAGTTCCAGATTTGGCGTTGAAAGCACCGTTGGAATCTCCAAGTTTAACAGGAACACCTTTAGCACCTACAGCAACACCAGGTACAAATACAACACAAATTGCAACTACTGCGTTTGTAACAGCAGCTACTTCAGGTATGCAGGAAGCAATAACATTAACAACTACGGGTACAGGTGCGGCATCATTAGTAGGTTCTACCTTAAATATACCAACACCAAATAATGGTACAGTAACCAATGTAGCAGCCTTAACTATTGGAATTTCAGGAACTGATGTTACATCAACAGTAGCAAATTCTACAACTACTCCAGTAATTACATTAAATGTACCAACGGCTTCAGCAACAAACAGAGGTGCTTTGAGTACAGCTGATTGGACCACTTTTAACAATAAAATTGGAGGTAGCGGAACTACTAATTTTGTTCCAAAATTTACAAGTTCAAATGGACTTGGTGATAGTAATATTTTTGATGATGGCACTAATGTGGGGATAGGAACTAGTTCACCAGTCAGTAAATTTGAGACTGTTGGAGATATTAAATCTAGAAACTCTGCAAATACAAATTCAATTGTACTTAACACATCTCTTTCATCTGTGGATGTGACCAGTTCAAGTAGAACTTTTAGATTTGCAAGTTATTCAGGAGCAACATACAATAGTTTAATTAATGGAACTGTGTATGCTGCGGGTCTATTAGGAACTACTCAACTATCATTGAATACTAATGGAAATCAACCAATTACATTTGCTACAAATGATTGGCTTGAGCGAATGAGAATTCAACCAACTACAGGAAATGTTGGTATAGGTACAAATGCCCCAGCTACAAGGTTGCAAGTAAATTCTTCAATCTCAACAAATACGATTAATACAGAAGGTATATTCAGAATGCAACGTCCTCAAAATCCAGGTGTAAAATGGGAAAATATTGCTCAATTTAATTTAGGAAGTTATGCTGTTACATCTGGTAATACTAATGCTACCAGTAGATTAGATTTAGCTATGAATGATGGTGATGGAGTTGCTACTAATAATGTAATGACATGGCAAGCTAATGGATATGTCGGTTTTAGCACCACTTCACCTCTTTCACTATTGTCAAATGCAGCAGCAGGAACTAATTTTGTATCATCAAATAGCGCTATACAAAGTACAAATGGAATTAGTTGGTTGACAAATAATGCTGGTTACAATACCTCGTTATATAACTCAAATAATGTAGTAGGTTCTAATGGTTTACAGGTTAAAGTTGCAAATACTTCAAACCAAACTATTGCATTTGAAGTAGGACAAAATTCATCAATAACTGGAGTTTCAACGCCATATTTTAATGTCTTAGGGAATAGCTATGTTGGTGTAGGTACAAATACACCAATTAGTACTTTTTCTAATACAGCGAATGCAATTCAAGGAACCAATTCTACAAATGCATTTAATGGAGGTTTAACCTGGTCTACTCCTGGAACTGGTTTTGTTGGGTCTTTTTATTCTCAACCTGCAACGGGTAATGGATTACAAGTTAAAATTGCAGGTAATACAAGTTCAAATAATGCATTAGAAATATCAACTGCAGCTACACAAACAGGAATGCCAACGCCATTATTCAATGTGTTAGGAAATGGTTTTGTTGGGGTAGGAAATAATTCTCCATCTGGAGTATTTGAAATAGCCACAACTAATGGTTTAAGTTCAATCATAAAAAGATATGGAAATTCAACACAAGCAGCAGCTAATTTAATTCTTCAAAAAACTTATGGATTAAGTCCAACAGCTCATGGTTCAGGAATATTAAGTACAGATTATGTGGGTAGAATCTTGTTCAGTGCCTCAAATGGGACTTCTTATCCTTTAAATGGTACAGATATTGTTGGTTATGCAGCAGGTAATCAAACTGCCACAAATAATGGAGGTGGAATTTTTTTTAGAACTGTTCCTCAAAATAGCGTAGCACAATCAATAGAGAGAATGCGTATTGATGATCAAGGAAATATAGGTATAGGTACATCAGCTCCTGTAGCACAATTACATACTACAGGTACAGTTAGATTCGATGGAGCGGGTACGCCAGGTGCTGGAAAGGTATTAACTTCAGATGCATCAGGAAACGCAACTTGGCAAAATGCAGTTGGTTCAACTACAGTATCAAATAGAACAGCTAATTTTACATTAACTTCCTCTGACAATGCCGGATTTATTGTTGTTAATAGCGCTTCATTAGTTACCGTAACCGTTCCTTCAACACTACCAGCAGGGTTTTATTGTCAAATCATTCAACAAGGAGCAGGACAGGTTCAAATAGTAGGATCTGGTGTTACTATGAATAGTGCTTTAGGTTTTTTTACTCGAGCACAAGGATCGTCTATAGGAATTATGATGTCAACTAGTACAACAGGCTTTGTGTCTGGAGATACTGGATTATAA